Proteins from a single region of Bactrocera dorsalis isolate Fly_Bdor unplaced genomic scaffold, ASM2337382v1 BdCtg110, whole genome shotgun sequence:
- the LOC109579906 gene encoding uncharacterized protein LOC109579906, with amino-acid sequence MSTKLPIISVTTNDHSESECSEDSHSNDMDYNFNTGEVTDVEDFDSQTDMKILPTRKASNHTLNIPKQNEKDNDATDIEDYNDTDSEDDEEEKSNVYPELKLSLQEFLEHGLREQSMVDNEAKEKVENKAGDFLQAQNLNQTSDFLTDCEDYNTESELDNGCERSVCVDLDIAVGEQGRVFIADSERSVNENEHSDEYEDLSVISDISELASALSDVAGPGGARGMSEDEVLEMSGDEEECQIVISESASDEDDQIYGDNASNTSLPPIDVAFISSGSQQRRKSTTMSLNKNAFLTVANTGVEEVLTDVEKLDDSAAEDSFDSEEEQKSIPRAVILRAAGEDSGDITDVEDVFCDDVGTQSSNEPNAISDTMLPPVHREMVVLKEDKFGDTIENVMPLDREYQFGVYNSATDGMQTDDEDYSCADDLERNGSIAECLNAENLIEDEVTVLNETLKPQVSKRLELHALTEPVTDIEEIYVDGTNRRKKLKTRSLSKGKSKLLDVVRVKQDGGTDVEDMDLSDRDLPPNIKLNAAQKQHQDDSIDKATDIEDISADERSDISDNEAQCDTDIGSSTLKAYIANNSNIVLTIETDGQRKSHINHLQTLTMSADSTVDATNLPNTDIEDMQCTSDADDVDSDKVADDMPTCNCTEFNELLNESYTVVHEKNTNSFNAEAEKLHMKGNVETLDAHTDIEYVESDESAAKGGN; translated from the coding sequence ATGTCCACAAAGCTTCCAATCATTTCCGTTACCACCAACGATCATTCAGAATCGGAATGTTCAGAAGACTCCCACAGCAATGATATggattataattttaatacggGTGAAGTGACAGACGTTGAGGATTTCGACAGTCAGACTGATATGAAGATATTGCCAACTCGGAAAGCTTCCAACCATACGCTTAATATACCTAAACAAAATGAGAAAGACAATGATGCCACCGACATTGAAGACTACAATGACACTGATTCAGAGGACGACGAAGAGGAGAAGAGCAATGTTTACCCCGAATTAAAGTTATCCCTTCAAGAATTCTTGGAGCATGGACTGCGCGAACAAAGCATGGTCGACAATGAAGCCAAAGAAAAGGTGGAGAACAAAGCGGGCGACTTTTTGCAAGCACAAAATTTGAATCAAACAAGTGATTTTCTAACAGACTGTGAAGACTACAATACTGAATCCGAACTGGATAACGGTTGTGAGCGGTCGGTGTGTGTTGACTTAGATATTGCCGTTGGTGAACAGGGTAGAGTATTCATTGCTGATAGCGAACGTTCTGTCAACGAGAATGAACACTCTGATGAATACGAAGACTTATCTGTGATAAGCGACATTAGTGAGCTCGCGTCAGCGCTGTCGGATGTTGCTGGCCCCGGTGGCGCACGTGGCATGTCCGAAGATGAAGTGCTGGAGATGTCGGGCGATGAAGAGGAGTGTCAAATTGTCATTTCAGAGTCGGCATCCGATGAAGACGACCAGATATACGGCGATAATGCTAGTAATACAAGTTTACCGCCTATTGATGTAGCATTCATCAGTAGTGGCAGTCAGCAGCGCAGGAAGTCGACAACAATGTCTCTTAATAAGAATGCTTTTCTGACGGTGGCAAATACAGGTGTAGAGGAGGTATTAACAGATGTTGAAAAACTTGATGACTCTGCCGCCGAGGATAGCTTCGATAGTGAGGAAGAACAAAAATCCATACCCAGAGCGGTTATACTAAGAGCCGCTGGTGAAGATTCCGGAGATATTACCGATGTGGAAGATGTATTTTGCGATGATGTCGGCACACAATCCTCAAATGAACCTAACGCAATATCGGACACTATGCTGCCGCCAGTACATCGTGAGATGGTGGTCCTTAAAGAAGATAAATTTGGCGACACTATTGAGAATGTTATGCCATTAGATCGAGAATATCAATTTGGTGTTTACAACAGCGCAACCGACGGTATGCAAACTGACGATGAAGATTACTCATGCGCCGATGACTTGGAGCGAAATGGCTCAATAGCAGAGTGTTTAAATGCAGAAAATCTAATAGAAGACGAAGTCACCGTACTAAATGAGACGTTAAAACCACAGGTTAGCAAGCGCCTTGAATTGCACGCTCTCACAGAACCGGTGACAGATATTGAAGAAATCTATGTCGATGGCACAAACAGGCGTAAAAAACTGAAGACACGTAGCCTGAGCAAAGGAAAATCAAAACTCTTAGATGTTGTTAGAGTTAAACAGGACGGTGGCACTGACGTTGAAGACATGGATCTAAGTGACCGTGATCTGCCaccaaatattaaattgaatgcAGCACAAAAGCAGCATCAAGACGATAGCATTGATAAAGCCACCGATATAGAAGATATCAGCGCTGACGAGCGGTCGGATATATCCGACAATGAAGCGCAGTGCGACACCGATATTGGCAGTTCGACTTTAAAGGCGTACATAGCGAATAACAGCAATATTGTGCTTACAATAGAGACAGATGGTCAAAGAAAATCTCACATAAATCATTTACAAACTTTGACAATGAGCGCTGACAGCACTGTCGATGCCACCAATCTACCAAATACCGATATTGAAGATATGCAGTGCACTTCCGATGCCGACGATGTTGACAGCGATAAAGTGGCGGATGACATGCCCACTTGCAATTGCACTGAATTTAACGAGTTGTTAAACGAGAGTTACACTGTGGTACACGAGAAGAACACCAATAGCTTTAATGCCGAGGCGGAGAAACTTCATATGAAAGGAAATGTTGAAACGCTTGATGCGCATACAGACATCGAATATGTTGAATCCGATGAGTCGGCTGCCAAAGGTGGCAACTAA